A window of the Canis lupus baileyi chromosome 8, mCanLup2.hap1, whole genome shotgun sequence genome harbors these coding sequences:
- the ZP3 gene encoding zona pellucida sperm-binding protein 3 yields the protein MVAALWLPVGVTGGAMGLSYGIFICFLLLGGMELCCPQTIWPTETYYTLTSRPPVMVDCLESQLVVTVSKDLFGTGKLIRPADLTLGPENCEPLVSMDTDDVVRFEVGLHECGSRVQVTDNALVYSTFLIHSPRPAGNLSILRTNRAEVPIECHYPRHSNVSSQAILPTWVPFRTTMLFEEKLVFSLRLMEEDWGSEKQSPTFQLGDIAHLQAEVHTGSHMPLRLFVDHCVATLTPDRNAFPHHKIVDFHGCLVDGLYNSSSAFKAPRPRPETLQFTVDVFHFAKDSRNTIYITCHLKVTPADRVPDQLNKACSFIKSTKRWYPVEGSADICRCCNKGSCGLPGRSRRLSHLERGWRKSVSHTRNRRHVTEEAEITVGPLIFLGKASDHGIEGSTSPHTSVMLGLGLATVVSLTLATIVLVLAKRHRTASHPVICPASVSQ from the exons ATGGTGGCTGCACTGTGGTTACCAGTGGGAGTGACTGGAGGAGCTATGGGGCTGAGCTATGgaattttcatctgttttctgctCCTGGGAGGCATGGAGCTGTGCTGCCCCCAGACCATCTGGCCAACTGAGACCTACTACACATTGACATCTAGGCCCCCAGTAATGGTGGACTGTCTGGAGTCCCAGCTGGTGGTCACTGTCAGCAAAGACCTTTTTGGTACTGGGAAGCTCATCAGGCCAGCAGACCTCACCCTGGGTCCAGAGAACTGTGAGCCCCTGGTCTCCATGGACACGGATGATGTGGTCAGGTTTGAGGTTGGGCTGCACGAGTGTGGCAGCAGGGTGCAG GTGACTGACAATGCTCTGGTGTACAGCACCTTCCTGATCCACAGCCCCCGCCCTGCGGGCAACCTGTCCATCCTGAGAACTAATCGTGCCGAGGTTCCCATCGAGTGCCACTACCCCAG GCACAGCAATGTGAGCAGCCAGGCCATCCTGCCCACTTGGGTGCCCTTCAGGACCACAATGCTCTTCGAGGAGAAGCTAGTTTTCTCTCTCCGCCTAATGGAGG AGGACTGGGGCTCCGAGAAGCAATCCCCCACATTCCAGCTGGGAGACATAGCCCACCTCCAGGCTGAAGTCCACACTGGCAGCCATATGCCACTGCGACTTTTTGTGGACCACTGTGTGGCCACGCTGACACCAGATCGGAATGCCTTCCCTCATCACAAAATTGTGGACTTCCATGG CTGTCTTGTAGATGGTCTCTACAATTCCTCTTCAGCCTTCAAAGCCCCCAGACCCAGGCCAGAGACTCTTCAGTTCACAGTGGATGTTTTCCACTTTGCTAAGGACTCAAGAAACACG ATCTATATCACCTGCCATCTGAAGGTCACTCCGGCTGACCGAGTCCCAGACCAGCTAAACAAAGCTTGTTCCTTCATCAAGTCTACCAAGAG GTGGTACCCTGTAGAAGGCTCGGCTGATATTTGTCGCTGTTGTAACAAAGGCAGCTGTGGCCTTCCAGGCCGGTCCAGGAGGCTGTCCCACCTAGAGAGAGGGTGGCGCAAGTCTGTTTCCCACACTAGAAATCGCAGGCACG TGACTGAAGAAGCAGAGATCACCGTGGGGCCTCTGATCTTCCTGGGAAAGGCTAGTGATCATGGTATAGAGGGGTCAACCTCTCCTCACACCTCTGTGATGTTGGGCTTAGGCCTGGCCACGGTGGTATCCCTGACTCTAGCTACCATTGTCCTGGTCCTTGCCAAGAGGCATCGTACTGCTTCCCACCCTGTGATATGCCCTGCATCTGTCTCCCAATAA